The Arachidicoccus terrestris genome includes the window CTGGGTTTAACCGGTATTCAGTTGCCCGAGGTAAGGGCTTCCGCTGCCAACTTCGGAGTGTCTGATTTTGACGGCTTATTTGATCAACCGGTTACAATTGCGGCGATGATTGGAGATTCTCATGCGGCTGCTTTTGGGGAAGGCTGCTTTGATGCAGGGACAGCGAAGGCCACATTGGGAACTGGGTGCAGTATTTTGATGAACATCGGAGAAAAGCCCCAAAATTCTGCTAACGGAATGGTTACGACTATTAATTGGAGCACGGAAAAACAGGTTAGCTATGCACTGGAAGGAGTTATTGTCAGCTGTGGGGCCACAATAGAATGGCTTAAAAATGAATTGCGTCTATTTGATGACAGTAGCCAAACAGAATCATTGGCGAGAGCTGTGCCGGACAATGGGGGCGTTTATCTGATCCCGGCATTTAGTGGTTTGGGGTCTCCGCATTGGCAGATGGATAGAAAGGCTTCTATTACCGGTCTGAGTTTTGGATCGCAGATAAGTCATATAGTCCGGGCAGGCCTTGAATCCATCCCTTATCAAATCGAAGATGTGATTGCTGCCATGGAAAAGGATACATCTGTCCCTCTCAAAGCTTTGATGACAAATGGAGGGCTGACCTCAAATACATTTGTAATGCAGTTGCTCGCGGATTTGTTAGGAAAGCCGGTATTTAAAAGTGCGATGCCTGATGTCTCGGCTTTGGGTGCCGCTTATATGGCAGGGATCGGGAAAGGGATTTTCAAAAACGGAATTGATAACTTGCGGAAGTTAAGAAATGAAAAAATTGAATTTGCTGCTGGAGAGGATACTTCGTTGCAACAGAAAAATTATCGGGAGTGGCTACAAGCTATTAAAGGAAAGATATAGGATACAGCTGATGAGCAGCCGCCCTATCGCGGCAAAATCTCCCTTAAGGTGATCACAGAGAAAAGGCAGTTCAATCCGACTGATCGCGTCTAGGGATGTCGGCTATTTCAATTATCTTTGTTTTTACTTTTGTGCGTGATCAGGGAGTTGGGCTATATAAATTTTAATTCACTAACATTATGCTGGACAGTATAGAAAGCGCTATTGAAGATATTCGAAAGGGAATGGCCGTTATTGTGGTCGACGATGAAGATCGTGAGAACGAAGGAGATTTTATAATTGCTGCTTCGAAAATTACGCCTGAGGGTATTAATTTTATGAGTAAGCTTGGGCGTGGTCTGATATGCGTTCCTATTTCTGCAACGTTAGCAGAAAGGTTGGACCTACCCTTGATGGTGTCAAAGAATACAGCGCTACATGCGACTTCATTTACTGTCAGCATCGACTTATTGGGGCATGGCTGTGGTACGGGAATAAGTGCGCATGACCGGTCCAGAACAATATTGGCAATGCTTGATGATACTATGCAGCCAGGTAATTTTGGCCGACCAGGACATATTTTTCCATTGATTGCCAGTGAAGGCGGCGTTTTGAGACGGTCCGGTCATACTGAAGCTGCTATAGACCTGGCACGTCTGGCCGGTTTGGAACCTGCCGGTGTACTGGTTGAAATTATTAATGAAGACGGGACAATGGCCAGATTGCCGCAGCTCGAAGTGCTGGCACAAGAGCAGGGGTTAAAGATTATTTCTATCAAGGATCTGATTGAGTACAGACTGCGAAGTGAATCATTGATAGAAGAAGAAATGCGGACTGAGTTTCCTTCCCATTATGGGAATTTTACAATGGTGGTGTTTAGGGAAAGGGATTCCGATGAATTACATTTTGCTTTGTGTAAAGGCGAATGGAAGAAGGATGAACCGGTTCTTGCAAGGGTTCACTCGGGTTGTCTGATGGGTGATATATTTGGAAGCCGGTTGTGCCATTGCGGAGCAAAATTACGTACAGCTATGGAAATGATTGAGAAAGAAGGGAAGGGGGTTGTGGTGTTTTTGAACAATGAAGACCGGGGTAGTGGATTACTGGATAAGTTAAAAGCCTATAAATTACGGAAAGATAAGATAGCTTCAGAAGCCCATTCAAATGTTGACTCATCGGCAACTGCAATAACACAGAGAGATTATGGCGTAGGTGCCCAGATTTTGCGCCACCTTAATGCTACTAAGATTAGATTGATGGGCAGTAATCCAAGCAAGCATTCCGGCCTAGGTGGCTTTGGCGTTGAGCTAATTGAATGTATGCCGATTGGTCTTTATTCTAAGGAACAAAAGCCAGCCATGTAGGCCTACATCATTGTTTAATCGTTATATTGATTGGGATGGTAGACAAGGCTGCCTCCTTTATTAAACATCCTGAGCCCCAATTCTCCCGCGACACCTTCAGCAGTCTGAAAGATGAGACCGGAGTGGTCTACGATGACTTTATTATTGATACTTATGACCTGGAGAGTTGCCTGGTACCTGTCGCCCTTTTTTTCAAAGTTTAATTCAACCGTGGGAGCTGGTTGATTATATACCCAATGGATATTCAGATCTTTAAGGTCCTCCAATACGGCTCTTACTATATGATCTGTCTGTCCCGATATCTTCAGATTCATTTTTAATTTCAGACCGCTGAAGGGGATGAGCTGAGGGTACGTTTCAAACAACATATTATTATAAAAGTTCAGATTGCCTTTATTATCGGCTTTATCATATACTTTGGCGATTGCTTCATATAATCTTCCCAGAAAGAGTTTCTCATTCTCAGTATCCAGTTTGGTAGACTGAATCAGACTTTCAAGAATGCTCCTGGCCTTGGTATATTGCCCCCCATGAATATCAAATTTTGCCTCAAACAATTTAAAATATCGTTGTATATTTTTTCTTTTATCTGTTTTCTGGTAGTCATGATATTTTTCAGCGAAATATTTCGGACTAAAGTCTTTCATCAGAAACCACCCTTCATCAAAGGTTGTTGTGGCCTCGGAGCAGAATAAATCATAAACCATCCTGAAACGATCCGGATTATAGGCAAGGTTGATGCAGACATTGTAGGCGGCCATCATTTTTTTTGCTTTAAGCTGACCCAGGTGATAAAGTTGTATGGGAGAGTACCACCACCCTTTATTTAGAAACTTCACTTGTTCAATTTGGTGATCCAGGAGATTTACACGCAGTAGGTTGATGGTAAAATCATATTGCTCTTGTGTAAGTGTAGTGCCGATATGCAATTCTTTAAATTCCGCAGCTTTGTTTAGGGCATAAGCGGCACTGTCGAGCTGCGCATCGTACAGGTAAGACCTGCAAAGCGCCAGATTATACCATCCAAAACCGGGTCTCGATCCATTTTGCCGGATGATCTGATTACACATTGCTATCGCTTCTTTACTCTGACCAGCATATACATAGAGTTCAGGGAGATAGTAGTAGGGCTCTTTCAGAACATTTTCTCCGCTATAGCTGATAGAAAGATCTCTTTGAAAGAATTGCTGCGCATTTTTAAAATTGCCCACTTCAGCCTGGAACCCCGCATAGTTATTCCAGGAGATCATTCCATATTTTGCGAGGATTTCATAATAATGGAAACAACTGTCATAATTTTTGTTATAGCAGTGGAGAAGTGCCAGGTAGTGATAGATCTGTAGCTCATCAGATAGACTTTGATCCGGACCAAACCATTCATCATTAGTCTTTTGGTTTTGATGGATAAATGCCAGTCCGTCATAGCAATACTTAAAGGCCATTTGCTCGTTTGCACGGACGGAGTTCTTCAGGAATGGATGCGTTTCAGAGGTAAAGATTCTGTTTCGATGATAGGTCCATGCGCGGTGGTAATAGATGCCAAAAAAA containing:
- a CDS encoding tetratricopeptide repeat protein; translated protein: MTIFVCTLLLSLLTTGRIAAQINQAARYEIDAQRLDAQLTDDDALVKGKAFQKLDSTYYVGYLYEGYFKYNHSADYLGYKNAIPTLEKARQLIEKQYNPEFRKLFSSLEYLTRYYDRFQDYYTICNALKECYDNIEMPDSVMSLLNHLASYNFKKDFFGIYYHRAWTYHRNRIFTSETHPFLKNSVRANEQMAFKYCYDGLAFIHQNQKTNDEWFGPDQSLSDELQIYHYLALLHCYNKNYDSCFHYYEILAKYGMISWNNYAGFQAEVGNFKNAQQFFQRDLSISYSGENVLKEPYYYLPELYVYAGQSKEAIAMCNQIIRQNGSRPGFGWYNLALCRSYLYDAQLDSAAYALNKAAEFKELHIGTTLTQEQYDFTINLLRVNLLDHQIEQVKFLNKGWWYSPIQLYHLGQLKAKKMMAAYNVCINLAYNPDRFRMVYDLFCSEATTTFDEGWFLMKDFSPKYFAEKYHDYQKTDKRKNIQRYFKLFEAKFDIHGGQYTKARSILESLIQSTKLDTENEKLFLGRLYEAIAKVYDKADNKGNLNFYNNMLFETYPQLIPFSGLKLKMNLKISGQTDHIVRAVLEDLKDLNIHWVYNQPAPTVELNFEKKGDRYQATLQVISINNKVIVDHSGLIFQTAEGVAGELGLRMFNKGGSLVYHPNQYND
- a CDS encoding FGGY family carbohydrate kinase; translated protein: MRESKYILSIDQGTSSTKSLIFDVHGQAIAKGVEPLNTIYYENGFVEQDPEDIYQNVLTAVRRCLEEFEGKGYFRSDITAVGISNQRETFVVWDSDGNPLHPAIVWNCKRSVRICEDLSQKGLSYDVQQKTGLVIDPYFSATKLIWLYQNNEKIRTAIQNKAAYFGTIDSWLLFKLTKGRCYLTDHTNASRTLLFNIHSLSWDEALIERLGLTGIQLPEVRASAANFGVSDFDGLFDQPVTIAAMIGDSHAAAFGEGCFDAGTAKATLGTGCSILMNIGEKPQNSANGMVTTINWSTEKQVSYALEGVIVSCGATIEWLKNELRLFDDSSQTESLARAVPDNGGVYLIPAFSGLGSPHWQMDRKASITGLSFGSQISHIVRAGLESIPYQIEDVIAAMEKDTSVPLKALMTNGGLTSNTFVMQLLADLLGKPVFKSAMPDVSALGAAYMAGIGKGIFKNGIDNLRKLRNEKIEFAAGEDTSLQQKNYREWLQAIKGKI
- the ribB gene encoding 3,4-dihydroxy-2-butanone-4-phosphate synthase; translated protein: MLDSIESAIEDIRKGMAVIVVDDEDRENEGDFIIAASKITPEGINFMSKLGRGLICVPISATLAERLDLPLMVSKNTALHATSFTVSIDLLGHGCGTGISAHDRSRTILAMLDDTMQPGNFGRPGHIFPLIASEGGVLRRSGHTEAAIDLARLAGLEPAGVLVEIINEDGTMARLPQLEVLAQEQGLKIISIKDLIEYRLRSESLIEEEMRTEFPSHYGNFTMVVFRERDSDELHFALCKGEWKKDEPVLARVHSGCLMGDIFGSRLCHCGAKLRTAMEMIEKEGKGVVVFLNNEDRGSGLLDKLKAYKLRKDKIASEAHSNVDSSATAITQRDYGVGAQILRHLNATKIRLMGSNPSKHSGLGGFGVELIECMPIGLYSKEQKPAM